In a single window of the Candidatus Nezhaarchaeota archaeon genome:
- a CDS encoding glycosyltransferase: MKLVVGIPSFNRPEALSLVVKALSRSKAKIDGLILVADATTHAVVERYKEVAEAAASVFNTFSDVNLGRRGSTNARNIVLERFIQNFDERSVLITYDDDYIPPLSDWRVPVLRWIASRSVGIVGGRVINLRRRRVDPDFFLDLLPGLADVLTRLTGFVFLDSKHGPRFAEYVTHLMAIKRDVIEEGVRYDPRYEGTGYREESDLQRQVKRMGYKIVVEPRFYVYHLALEHGGDRMPDAEARFYWKGRNNALFIRKHGESIAKLSASTFILSCYSLFYGYRTFRALMRGLSDGLLTHARANT, from the coding sequence CAGAAGCCCTTAGTCTGGTTGTGAAGGCGCTATCCCGCTCGAAGGCTAAGATCGACGGACTGATACTAGTTGCGGACGCGACTACTCATGCTGTAGTAGAGAGGTACAAGGAAGTTGCCGAGGCCGCTGCTAGTGTATTCAATACATTTTCGGATGTTAATCTGGGGAGGAGAGGCTCAACGAACGCGCGCAACATTGTTCTGGAGCGCTTCATACAGAACTTCGACGAAAGGAGCGTCCTTATAACCTATGATGACGACTACATACCTCCACTTAGCGACTGGCGTGTCCCCGTCCTTAGGTGGATAGCCAGCAGGAGCGTGGGCATCGTCGGCGGAAGGGTGATCAACCTTAGAAGGAGAAGGGTCGATCCGGACTTCTTTCTAGACCTACTACCGGGTCTCGCCGATGTGTTGACAAGGTTAACTGGTTTTGTGTTCTTAGACTCAAAGCACGGGCCTAGGTTTGCGGAATACGTGACCCACCTGATGGCGATCAAGCGCGATGTAATCGAAGAGGGGGTAAGGTACGACCCGCGATATGAGGGGACCGGATATAGAGAGGAAAGCGATCTGCAGCGACAAGTCAAGCGTATGGGATACAAGATAGTGGTAGAACCGAGGTTTTACGTGTACCACCTAGCTCTCGAGCATGGGGGGGATCGGATGCCAGACGCTGAAGCCAGGTTCTATTGGAAGGGTAGGAACAATGCGCTCTTCATAAGGAAGCATGGAGAGTCCATAGCAAAACTGTCAGCCTCGACCTTCATACTATCCTGCTATTCCCTCTTCTACGGCTATCGGACATTTAGAGCCCTGATGAGGGGATTGAGCGACGGTCTACTGACGCACG